In Aedes albopictus strain Foshan chromosome 3, AalbF5, whole genome shotgun sequence, the following are encoded in one genomic region:
- the LOC134292139 gene encoding neuropeptide FF receptor 2-like, translating to MKTGFSLQPEDASLLRVPAPRFFWAVPVAINTSQHSYPMEVWDQIPDKDIIIKLSILIPIVLFGILGNVSLVEIIFSNRSLRTPTHMLIANLALIDLVTLLVCPPMFILHDIHQSYVLGSIGCKLEGFVEGGLLITSILALCVVSYDRLAAIVLSRKARFKMSSVVIASVVCWILGFAAALPLAIYRNYKERDWSNFHETFCSEDKHVMPMYWDYIIILLVWLPLGVMMITYSTILCKLDRYERKAMNREHPMVVRYKSRVAKTLFIVLITFVVVRIPFTVMILLYYKDLDDNNRFTISDSFIMLWWFAKVAFIFLYSAMNPVIYGLTNRTFRRAFRESVILGTLLRFSDDEQADEKPPKPRIMSFSKKSRAAGFISYRGINRRSGTNWLNSTIRWKDRRNNSRKLENKNPEANGTQSSETAQNATQ from the exons ATGAAAACCGGATTCAGTTTGCAACCGGAAGATGCATCTCTTTTGAGAGTTCCTGCTCCACGATTCTTCTGGGCTGTGCCTGTTGCG ATCAATACATCGCAACACTCCTACCCGATGGAGGTGTGGGATCAAATTCCGGATAAGGACATAATCATAAAGCTTTCCATTTTGATACCGATTGTTCTGTTTGGAATTCTTGGCAACGTATCCCTGGTGGAGATCATTTTCTCAAATCGATCGTTGCGTACACCAACTCACATGCTGATAGCAAATCTTGCGCTCATTGATTTGGTTACGTTGTTGGTATGTCCACCAATGTTCATACTGCATGATATTCATCAAAGTTACGTACTAGGATCGATAGGATGTAAGCTGGAGGGATTTGTTGAAG GTGGGCTTCTCATCACTTCAATTTTGGCCCTTTGTGTCGTCAGCTATGATCGTTTGGCGGCCATTGTCCTGTCAAGGAAGGCCAGATTCAAAATGAGCAGCGTTGTTATAGCATCGGTCGTCTGCTGGATTTTGGGATTTGCTGCTGCCCTGCCCTTGGCAATTTATCGAAACTACAAAGAACGAGACTGGAGTAATTTCCACGAAACATTTTGCTCGGAAGATAAACATGTGATGCCCATGTACTGGGATTACATAATCATTTTATTGGTTTGGCTTCCGTTgggtgtgatgatgatcacgtACAGTACGATCTTATGTAAATTGGATCGATACGAAAGGAAGGCAATGAACAGAGAACATCCAATGGTCGTGCGATACAAAAGTCGTGTGGCAAAAACATTGTTTATTGTACTTATTACTTTCGTAGTGGTGAGAATTCCTTTCACGGTCATGATTTTGTTATACTACAAAGACCTTGATGATAACAACAGATTTACG ATTAGTGACAGCTTCATTATGCTATGGTGGTTTGCCAAAGTGGCTTTCATATTTCTGTACTCCGCAATGAATCCGGTCATTTACGGGCTCACCAATAGGACGTTCAGAAGAGCGTTCAGGGAATCGGTAATCCTTGGAACACTTCTACGGTTCAGTGATGATGAGCAAGCTGACGAGAAGCCTCCGAAACCAAGGATCATGTCATTTTCGAAAAAATCACGTGCTGCAGGATTTATTTCATACAGAGGGATAAATCG ACGATCTGGTACTAACTGGCTCAATTCTACAATAAGATGGAAGGATAGGCGAAACAACAGCAGGAAACTGGAGAACAAAAACCCGGAAGCCAATGGAACACAATCTTCGGAAACAGCACAAAATGCTACCCAATAG